The segment CGTCGGCGGCCTTGCGGAGCTCACCCACCAGTGCGGCGTGATCCTCGTCGGAGCGGATACGGCCGCCCTCGGAGTGCACGGTGTCCTCGATGTTGAGCCCGACCGCCCCGGCCGACAGCAGTCCGCCGATCAGCCGGGAAGCCGACTCGCCGTATCCGGACTCGATGTCGACCGAGATCGGCACGTCGACCGCCGCGGTGATCTGCGCGACCCGGGTCATCAGATCGTCGTAGCTCATCCCCTCGCCGTCAGGCTTGCCCACCGAGTCGGCCACCGGGTGACTCCCCACCGTCAGCGCGGCAAAACCGGCGTCTACCACCACTTTCGCAGACCAGGCGTCCCATACCGTGGGCAGCACCACCGGGTCTCCCGGACGGTGCAGGGCGAGTAGCGCGGCGGCCTTGCGCTGAAGATCTTCGTTGGACATCGGGATCCCTTTCCTGGGTGATTTCCTGACCGAGACGTGATCTGTCTCACTCTCAACTCCGGTGTTGTGGCTAACATCGAATGCGTAATGTGATCCCTGACACCCTTCAGCCCAAGGAGGTCACCTTGTCCACCACGACCGAACTTGCCGAACTGCACGAACTGATCGGCAACCTTCGCCGCTGCGTCACATCGCTGCGGGCCCGCTACGGCGACTCCCCGGCGATGCGCCGCATCGTCAACGACGCCGAACGCATGCTCAACGATATCGACCGGCTGGACATCGATGCCGCGGAACTGGAGACGCGTGGAGCCCCCGCGCACTCCCGCCCCACCGAGAAGGTCTCCATCCCCGACACCGACTACACCAGAGACTTCTGGCAGGGAGTCGATGACGAGGGTCTCGGCGGCAGCCGCTAGACCGCCCGGGGTTCACCACCCCGACACAACAGAAGAAGAGGGAACCACGTGAGCGCACCGACCTCGAATCCTCAAGGCACCGGCGTCTTCTCACCCACCAGAGCGCGGATCAAGCAGCGCACACTACGTACCGATGCGTGGTGGAAATCGCCGCTTATCACCGACCTCGGCTTCGCCGCGTTCGTCATCTACGCGACGGTGCGCGCGTTCCTGCAGAACAACTACTGGGTCGCCGACTACCACTATCTGACGCCGTTCTACTCCCCGTGCGTCGTGAAGTGGAACGCGGCGACCCAGTCCGGTTGCATCCCGGAAGCCAGCCACTTCGGGCAATACCTGCCCGATGTGTGGTGGCTGCCCTACGCGGCGTTCTCGCTGCCGTTCCTGTTGTTGTTCCGGCTGACCTGCTACTACTACCGCGGCGCCTACTACCGGACGGTCTGGCAGTCCCCGACGGCCTGTGCGGTGGCCGAACCGCACGCCAAGTACACCGGCGAGACCCGCTTCCCGCTGATCATCCAGAACACCCATCGGTACTTCTTCTACATCGCGGCCGTCATCTCCGTGATCAACACCTACGACGCCATCCTGGCGTTCCGTTCGCCGACCGGCTTCGGGTTCGGCCTGGGCAACATCGTCCTGCTCGTCAACGTCGTGATGCTCTGGGTGTACACCTTGTCCTGCCACTCCTGCCGGCACGTCGCGGGCGGCCGCCTCAAACACTTCTCCAAGCACCCGGTCCGGTACTGGATGTGGACCCAGATCAGCAAGCTGAACACCCGGCACAAGCTGTACGCCTGGATCACCCTGGGCACCTTGATGTTCACTGACTTCTACATCATGGCTCTGGCCGCGGGCTGGTTCAGCGACCTGAGATTCATTGGCTGACAATTTGTTTGACGAAATAGTGAGGATTTCTTGATGGGTGACCTGGAACGGCACACCTACGACGTCGTCGTGATCGGTGCCGGCGGGGCCGGACTGCGCGCGGTGATCGAGGCCCGCGAACGCGGCCTGCGGGTGGCGGTGGTGACCAAATCGCTGTTCGGCAAGGCGCACACCGTGATGGCCGAGGGGGGCTGCGCGGCGGCCATGCGCAATGTCAACACCAAGGACAGCTGGCAGGTGCACTTCGGTGACACCATGCGCGGCGGCAAGTTCCTGAACAACTGGCGGATGGCCGAACTACACGCCCAGGAGGCTCCCGACCGGGTATGGGAGCTGGAAACCTATGGGGCGCTGTTCGACCGCACCAAGGACGGCCGCATCAGCCAGCGCAACTTCGGCGGGCACACCTACCCACGATTGGCGCACGTCGGTGACC is part of the Mycobacterium adipatum genome and harbors:
- a CDS encoding isocitrate lyase/PEP mutase family protein, coding for MSNEDLQRKAAALLALHRPGDPVVLPTVWDAWSAKVVVDAGFAALTVGSHPVADSVGKPDGEGMSYDDLMTRVAQITAAVDVPISVDIESGYGESASRLIGGLLSAGAVGLNIEDTVHSEGGRIRSDEDHAALVGELRKAADAAGVHVVINARTDLFLRQVGDESDRFDRAVHKLKLAAAAGADSLYPVGRHDDDTYRRLAEELPLPINAIALPGQDDPARFGPLGVGRISFGPFLQAALTEHITALVTPWR